The sequence CCCGGCGCCGAGGAAGCCGATCCCCGACACGATCTGAGCCGCGATCCGCGACGGGTCGACGACGACGTCGGGACCGAGCACGCTCTCGAACCCGTAGGCCGACACGAGCGTGAACATGGCCGAGCCGAGGCAGACCAGCACGTGCGTCCGCAGACCCGCGCTCTTCTGGCGACGCGATCGCTCCACGCCGATCGCGAGCGACAGCGCGAACGCCAGCGCGAGCAGGCCCAGCTCGGCGCCGAGGTCGGCGTCGAGCTGCCAGATGCTCACAGGTACGGGCGCTGCCTGGCCCGCCCTCGCGCATGCCGCTCGGCCGCCTCGGCCGCCGCGCCGTCGCCCGCCTCCGGTTCGGGCACGGGCACGTCCCACCAGCCCTCGCCGTCCGGCGCATCGGGCAGCGGATCGGTCTCGACGTGCACCAGCGTGGTCCGCGCGGCCGCGCGCGCGGCCGCGACCGCCGCGCGGAGCCGCTCGATCACGCCGGCACCGGGCTCGACCCTGATCACGTCGACACCGAGGCTCTCGGCATTGGCCGCCAGGTCGAGCGGGATGACGGACCCCTCGGCGCCCTCGACATCGAGCATGCGGGCGCGCGTGCCGAAGCGCTCACCCGCGACCGACTCGGAGAGCCGGCCGATGGACGCGTACCCCTGGTTCTGCACGAGCACCACGACGAGCTTGAGGCCCTCGGACACCGCGGTCACCAGCTCGGAATTCATCATCAGATACGAGCCGTCGCCGACCAGGACCACCACCTCACGGTCGTCGCCCTGCGCGACCAGCCCACGCTTCACCCCGAGGCCGCCCGCGATCTCGTAGCCCATGCACGAGTACGCGTACTCCACGTGGTACCCGAGCGGGTCGCGCACTCGCCAGAGCTTGTGCAGGTCGCCCGGCAGCGACCCGGCGGCCTGCACGATCACATCACGGTCGGCGAGCTCGGCCTGCACCGCACCGATCACCTCGGCCTGGGCGGGCAGCTCGCGCCCGGTCGGCGCGGTCGCGAGCCGGACGATGTCGCGCCAGCCGTCGCGCTCGGCCGCGACGCGCTCGGCGTACCCGGCCGGCACGCGCCAGCCGGCGAGCGCCTCGGCGAGCGCGGCGAGCGCCTCGCGGGCGTCGGCGACGAGGGCGACGGATGCCCCGAGCTTGTGCGCGTCGAAGGGAGCCACGTTCACGTTGACGAAGGCGACCGACGGGTCCTGGAACGCGGTGCGGCTCGCGGTGGTGAAGTCGCTGTACCTTGTGCCGATGCCGATGACGACGTCCGCGTCGGCGGCGAGCCGGTTGCCCGCGGCCGAGCCGGTGGCGCCGACGCCGCCGACCGACTGAGGGTGGTCATCGAGGATGGCGCCGCCGCCGGCCTGCGTGGTCGCGACCGGGACGCCGGTCGCCGCCGCGAACGCCGCGAGTGCCGCCTCGGCCCCCGCGTACACGACGCCGCCTCCGGCGACGACGACCGGCCGCCGCGCCGACCGGATGAGCTGCACGGCGCGCGCCAGCGCGCCCGGCTCGGGCACGGGGCGACGCAGGTGCCACTCGCGCTCCGCGAGGAAGGCGGCGGGGACGGCGAGCGTCTCGGTCTGCACGTCCTGGGGCAGCGCGATCGTGACGGCGCCGGTCTCGACGGGGTCGGTGAGCACTCGCATGGCCGCGAGCGCGATGGAGAAGAGCTGTTCGGGCCGGTCGACCCGGTCGAAGTACCGCGACAACGGGCGGAACGCGTCGTTGACGGTGAGGCCGGTGTCGTGCGGCAGCTCGAGCTGCTGCAGCACGGGGTCGGCCACCCGGGTGGCGAACGTGTCGCTCGGCAGCAGCAGCGCCGGCAGCCGGTTGGTGGTCGCGAGGGCGGCACCGGTGAGCATGTTCGTCGACCCCGGACCGACCGAGGCGGTGCTCGCGAGTGTCGCGCGGCGGCGGTTGACGCGCGCGAACCCGACGGCCTGGTGGACCATGGCCTGCTCGTTCCGCGCCGGGCGGTACGGCAGGCGAGACGGGTCGTCGCGCTGCATCTCGCCGAGCGCGCGACCCATGCCGGCGACATTGCCGTGCCCGAAGATGCCGAGCACGCCGGGCACCGTGCGGACACGCGTGTCCCCGTCGACCGTCCACTGCGCCGCGAGGAACTCCGTCAGAGCCCTGGCCACCGTCATCCGCCGGTCTGTCATCGTCGCTCCTTCTCTCCTGCTGCGGTCGAAGACGTTCCTGCGACTCCGCCGGGGCGCTCGGGCGTTCCGAACGGCAGGCGGGGGTCGACGGCCTGCTGCGACCATGACTCCCGAATCGCCGCCTCCGCCGGGTCGTCGCTCACCAGCCAGACCCGCTCACCCGGGCCGGCCATCACATTGAGGTAGTACAGATCCGTGCCGGGCGGCGCAGCCGCCGGGCCGTGGTAGCCGTACGGCACCAGCGCCACGTCGCCGTCGTGGACGCGCGCGGCCGTCTCGATCTCGCCCGCCTCCGACGAATGGGAGGTGAAGACCCCGTACCCCTGCGGGTCCGTACTGAACCAGTAGATCTCCTCGAGCTGCGACTCGACGCCGGGAAGGTCCTCGTCGTGCTTGTGCGCGGGGAACGACGACCAGTTGCCGGCCGGCGTCAGCACCTCGCAGACGATGAGGCGGGCCGCGTCGACGACACCCGGGGTCCCCACGTTCTGCACCTGCCGGCTCGCCCGGCCCGCACCCCGCAGCTCGACCGGCACGTCGGCGGCCGGCACGTACTGCACGGGGCGGCGGTCGCTCGTCAGGGCCTCGGCCACGGCGACGCGGCCGGCGCCGCGCACCGTCATCGCGCTGCCCGCGCCGAGGAAGAGCACGTCGGTCGGGCCGTCGAGCACGCCGCGCCGACCCTCGAGCACGGTCTCGCCTGCGACGTCCGCGTCGTTCCAGGTCACGACGAACGACCCGGCGAGCGGCACGACGAGCCGCTCGACCGATCCGGCCTCGAGCCGGAGCATCCGCTCGCCCTCGAGCCTGCCCACCCGCAGACCCGTGTGCTGCCAGCCGGGCGTGGACGCGTCGACGACGCAGTCCCAGCCGTCGCGAGCGAGCGCGCCGTCGCGGAACAGCCACTCGTTGACCCGCATCAGGCGCCCGCCCCGATCTTCGCGCCCGGGCCGATCGTCCTACCGTGCACGAGCGCGGCCGCCGCGTCGACCGCGGCGGCGACATCGCCGCCGTGCGGGTAGATCAGCGAGCGGCCGACCATGAGGCCGCGGACGCCGGGCAGCGCGAGCGCCCGTTCCCAGCGTTCGAGCTGCCCGTCGAGGCCCGTCTGCGACTCGCCGCCGAGGAGCAGGGTCGGCAGGGTCGTGGCGGCCATCACGCGCTCCATCTCGTCGACGACGGGCAGCTTGAGCCAGGTGTACGCCGAGGTCGAGCCGAGCCCCGCCGCGATCGCGATCGAGGTCATCACGGCCGCCGGGGTGAGGTCGTTCACGATGCGGCCGTCGCGCCACTCGCTCATGAACGGCTCGACCATGATCGGCAGACGCGATGCCGCGGCCGCGGTCACCGCGCGCGCATTGGCCTCGATCGTCGCCGCCGATCCCGCATCGGCGAGATTCACGCGGAGGAGCGTCTTCACCGCGTCGAGCCCATCGCGCAGGACGCCCTCGACGTCGTAGCTGGTGAACCGGTCGTCCATCTCGAACACGGCGCCGCGAAGCCCGCCGCGGTTCATCGAGCCGACGACCACCTTGTCGTCGAGCAGTCCCAACAGGGCCAGGTCCTCGATGATGTCCGGCGTGCCGAGCACGCCGTCGACGCCCGGCCTGGAGAGCGCGCATGCGAGCCGTTCGAGCAGGTCGTAGCGGTCGGCCATGGCGAGGGCCTCCGAGCCGATGCGCAACGCGCCGCGCGCCGGGTGGTCTGCCGCCACGATGAACAGCCGACGACCGTCCGTCATCGACCGACGCCGGCGCGCGGCGAGCGCATCGGCGATCGCGCCGGGCTCGTTGGCTCGGCGCTCGCGAAGCCGCTCGAAGTCGGCGAGCCCGATGTGCGCGCCGCTCACCGTGCGACCCGCTCGCCCGCGAGCACGGCGTCGACCTCGGCCGGGGTCGGCATCGCCTCGGCGCACTCCCGGCGGCCCGCGACGATCGCGCCCGCGGCGTTGGCGTACCGCAGGATCCGCTCGAGATCCCAGCCCGCGAGCAGCCCGTGACAGAGCGCCCCGCCGAACGCGTCGCCGGCGCCGAGTCCGTTGACGACCTCGACACGGTGCGAGGGCACGCGCACCTCGTCGGTCGCGGTGCGCGCGTAGACGCCGTCGGGGCCTGACTTCACGATCGCGAGGTCGACGCCGAGCCCGAGCAGCGCCGCGGCCGCGCCCTCGTCGTCGCGTTCACCGACGGCGACCTCGCACTCCTCACGGTTTCCCACGGCGATGGTCGAGCGGGCGATCGCGGAGCGCGCCGCCTCACCCGCGGTCTCGCGGTCGGGCCAGAAGGTGGCGCGATAGTCGAGGTCGATCACGGTGTGGGCGCGTCGCCCGCGTGCGTCGAGGGCCGTGAGCTGCGCCGAACGCGCGGGCTCCTTCGCGAGTCCGCCGAGGGTGGTCCAGAACAGGTCGGCCGCGCGGATGGCCCGCAGATCGAGCTCCTCCGGCTCGATCTGTTGATCGGGCGCGATCGGGTCGCGGTAGAACGTGATCGGGAAGTGGTCGGGCGGGAAGATCTCGCAGAAGGTGATCGGCGTGGGCGCCGTCGTGCTCGTGCCGACCTGGCCGGACGCGACGCCGAATCGTGCGAGCTCGGCGCGGAGGAACCGGCCGAATCCGTCGTCGCCGACGCCGGAGACGAGGCCGGCGCACCGGCCGAGCCGCGCCGCGGCGACCGCGACGTTGGCTGCGCTGCCGCCGAGATACTTCCCGAACGTCGTGACCTGTTCGAGCGGCACGCCGTCTTGCAGGGGGTACAGGTCGACGCCGAGGCGCCCCATGGTGATCACCTCGAGGTCCGCGGTGCTGCGCGGTCCCGCCTCGATGCGTGTGCTCGTCATACGTCGCTGTACCACTTCCTGTGCCAGGTGCGCCTTCGCCGGACCTGTCAATAGTACCTATTGTCATGACAAAGCCAAACCAGCCGTACTGGGGAAAGGTTCAGCGGCCCGGTTCGGCGGCCCGGTTCAGCGGCCCGGTTCGGCGGCCCGGTTCAGCGGGCCGGTCCAACGGGCCGGTTCGGTCCGATCCCGTGCGGCGGACCCCGGCCGCCCTCCGCGCGACCGCGGAAACGACGACTGCCGGCCCCCCTCGAATCGAGGAGGACCGGCAGTCCGGAGCGGCGTTCGCGCGTCAGTCGCGCGCGAGCAGCTGCAGCGTGTCGATCACGCGGTTCGAGAATCCCCACTCGTTGTCGTACCAGGCGACCACCTTCACGTGGCGGCCGTCGACGCGCGTGAGCTCGGCGTCGAAGATCGACGAGGCGGGGTTGCCCGTGATGTCGGTCGAGACCAGCGGGTCGTCCGAGTACTCGAGAATGCCCCGCAACCGGCCATCGGCCGCCTCGCGGTACGCCGCGAGCACCTCGTCGCGCGTGACGTCGCGCGAGACGGTCGTGTTGAGCTCGACGATCGAGCCGACGGGCACGGGCACGCGCAGCGAGTCGCCCGACAGCTTGCCCTCGAGCTTCGGCAGCACGAGGCCGATCGCCTTCGCGGCACCGGTCGACGTCGGCACGATGTTGACGCCGGCGGCGCGAGCGCGACGCGGGTCGCGGTGCGGTCCGTCCTGCAGGTTCTGCTCCTGCGTGTAGGCGTGCACGGTGGTCATGAAGCCGTGCTCGATGCCCGCGAGGTCGTCGAGGACCGAGGCGAGCGGGGCGAGCGCGTTCGTCGTGCAGGACGCGTTCGAGACGATCGTGTGCGTCGCGGCGTCGTAGGCGTCGGTGTTGACACCGTAGGCGAGGGTGACGTCGGCACCGTCGGCGGGCGCGCTCACGAGCACCTTGCGCGCACCGGCGTCGAGGTGGGCCTTCGCGGCCTCCTTGCTGGTGAACCGGCCGGTGGACTCGAGCACGAGGTCGACGTCGAGCTCCTTCCAGGGCAGGTTCGCGGGGTCGCGCTCGGCGAGCACCTTGATGCGCTTCCCGTCGACGACGAGCACGTCGCCGTCGACCTCGACGGGCCGGCCGAGGCGGCCGAGGGAGCTGTCGAACCGCAGCAGCTGGGCCAGCGCCTTCGGCTCGGTGAGATCGTTGATGGCGACGATCTCGAGGCCGTCGGGCTCGCGCTCGAGCAGCGCGCGGAGCACGTTGCGTCCGATGCGGCCGAATCCGTTGACGGCGATGCGGGTCATTGGGGCAGTCCTTTCAGCACGGATCCCGGCGGTCCGCCGGGACACGACCAGCCTCGTCACGGAGGACCCGGTCCGAAAGTGGCCGCCGAGACACCTTCCGCAAGGATTCAGCCAGGCTCGAGCTCTCGGCTACACGCGTGCGACCGGCACGATCGCCACATCGCGGAGCGCGCCGCCCTCGGCGACGGCGGTCATCATCGTGCAGGCCGGCTGGCGGCGCCGGTCGGTGGGCGAGCCCGGATTCAGCAGCCGGATGCCTCCCGGCGTCACCGTGTCCCACGGGATGTGACTGTGCCCGAACACCAGCACGTCGAGCCCCTCGGTCCCGTACGTGGCATCCATGCGCCGCTCGCGACCGCCCGCCGCGCCGGTCTCGTGCACGACGCCGAACCGCAATCCCTCGATCTCGGCCTTCGCGAACTCCGGCAGCCGCGAGCGCAGTCCCGGCCCGTCGTTGTTGCCGTACACCCCGATGAGCCGCGCCGCGCGGGCCTCGAGGGCGTCGAGCGTCGCGACATCCACCCAGTCGCCCGCGTGCACGACGAGATCCGCGACGTCGACCGCCCGCCACACGTCGTCGGGCAGTCGCTTCGCCCGCGCGGGCACGTGGGTGTCGGAGATGAGCAGCAGCCGCGTCGTCATGCCCCTATCCTTTCGCGGCGCCCTCCGTTCGCGGCGCTCTCCGTTCGCGGCGCTCTCCGTTCGCGGCGCGCGCCGAGGCCCTCCACGTCCTTGCTCAGGAAGATCAGGGCGACACGCCGACGGCAGGGTACCGACACGCCGGCACCGCGGTGCGGCTTCCTGAGCAAGCGGGCCAGCTCAGTCGAACGAGACGCCCGAGGATGCTCCGTGCCCGCGATGCTTCGCACCGCGGAGGATGACGAGTGCGAGTCCGACCGCGGCGACCGCGACCACGGCCGCGCCGAGTGGCGGCAGCACCTCGACGCCCGCCGCCGAGACGGCGAGCGCCGCGAGCGCGGCCCCGATCGCGATGCCCAGATTGAACACGACCGGGATCAGTGCGCCCGCGAGCGCTCGCCGCTCCGGCCCCGCGAGCCGGAGGATCATGGTCTGCGCGAGCGCGGGCAGCGCGCCGGACGCGACACCCCAGACGGTCACCACCGCGATCCCAACCAGCGGATGCGTCGCCACGATGCCGAGCGCGGCGACAGCGATCGCCGTGACCACGGCGCTCAGCACGAGCGCCCGGCCCGTGCGCTCGCCGAAACGCCCGGCGAGCACGATGCCGATCCACGACGCGACACCGAACACGAGCAGCATGCCGCCGACCCCGCCGGGAACGGCGCCGGCCGGCGCCTCCACGAGCCGGGTGATGAACGTGTAGGCGCCGTAATGCCCGACGAGCACCAATGCGACGAGCGCCACGATCCCGAACATCGCGGAGCGACCGCCGGCGCCGGAGGCGCCACGCGCTCCCGCCGCAGCGGCGCCCGGCGCCTCGGCCGCGGCATCCGCTCGGGTGGGCGGCCGACGCACGACCGCCCGGACCAGCCCGGCCGCGATGACCGCCGCGACCGCGAGCCCGCCGAAGGCGGCGCGCCAGCCCACTCCCTGCGCGACGAGGCTGCCGAGCGGCGTGCCGATCACGGTGCCGAGGGTGGCCCCGCCGAGCACGACCGCGACGGCGCGTGCGAGATCGCGGTCCGGCACGAGGTCGGCCGTGTAGGCGTTGGCCGTCGCCCAGAGCAGGCCGACCGCGAGCGCGCCCGCGAGTCTCCCGCCGACCGCGACGGCATATGTGGGCGCGAGCGCGGTCACGGCGACCGAGGCTGCGAGACCGACGAGACTCCAGACGATCACCGCACGCCGGTCGACGCCGCGGGTCAGCCGGACCAGCGGCAGGCTCGCCACCACGACGACGCCCGCCCACAGGGAGACCAGCAGCCCGGTCTGCGCCTCGGTCACGCCGAGGCCGGCGCTCATCTCGGGCAGCACGGCCGTCGGCAGCATCTCGGCGGTGACCATGACGAAGGATGCGGCGCCGAGGACGAGGAGCGAGGCCCAGGGCAGAGGATGACGTGCGGGCGAACCGTCCGCGAGATGTGGGTCGGAGTGGCTGGTGTCGGTCATGACTCGACGGTAAACTCTGACATCAGTGTCAATGTCAAGGTCGGAGTTCACCCCTCGCACAGGGAGCGCGCATGAAGATCGGTGAGGTCGCGAGCCGTGCCCACGTCTCACCCCGGCTCGTCAGGTACTACGAACAGCAAGGCCTCCTCACGCCCACGAGAGAGGCGAACGGCTACCGCGAGTACGACGAGGACGACGTGGCCAGGGTGGGCCGCATCGCCGGACTCGTCCAAGCCGGGCTCACCACCAAGCTCGTGAAGGCGCTGCTCGAGCTCGAGGACCTCGCGCTCGACGACCAGCCGAGTTGCCCGCGCACGGTCGCCGACCTCCTGGCGCGTGAGCTCACCGGCATCGAGGACCGCATCGCCTGCCTCACCCGGAGCCGCAACACCATCCACGACTACCTGCTCCGCACGGAGCACGCCGCGGTCCTCTCCGAGCGGCGCGCGGCCGTCGTCTGAACTCGGGCGCCGCGCCGGGCGCGTCGGTGCGCCGCGCAGTCAGTGCCCCGCGCAGGGCCCCTCAGTGCTCCGCGAACGTCTGGCGGTACTCGCTCGGCGACGTGCCGAGGATGCGGTGGAAGTGCAGACGCAGGTTGGCGCCGGTGCCGAGGCCGACGCGGTCGGCGACCTGCTCGATGCCGAGATCGGATCGTTCGAGCAGCTCCCGCGCCAGATCGACCCGCGCGCGCAGCACCCACTGCATGGGTGTGTACCCGGTGTCCTCGACGAAGCGGCGCGAGAACGTGCGCGTCGACACGTTCGCGTGGCGGGCGAGCGCGCCGACGGTGAGCGGCCGGTCGAGTCGCGTGAGCGCCCACTCGCGCGTGGCCGCGAACACCGGCCCGAGCGACTCCGGGAGCGATCGCGGCACGTACTGGGCTTGGCCGCCGCTGCGATAGGGCGCGGCGACCAGCCGGCGGGCGACGTGGTTCGACAGCGCGACGCCGTGATCGCGGCGCACGAGGTGCAGGCACAGGTCGATCCCCGACGCCGCGCCCGCCGACGTGAGCACCCGCCCCTCGTCGACGAACAGCACGTTCTCGTCGACGTCGATGTCCGGATGCCTCGCCTGGAGCTGCCGCGTGTAGTGCCAGTGCGTGGTGGCTCTGAGTCCGTGCAGCAGACCCGTCGCGGCGAGCGCGAACGCACCCGTCGAGATCGCCGCGAGCCGAGCGCCGCGCGCGTGCGCGGCGCGCAACGCGTCGACCACCTCGTGCGGCGGGTCCTCCCGGTCGGGGTGCCGGTACCCCGGCACGAAGATGGTCTCGGCCCACTCGAGCGCCTCGAGCCCGTCGCTCACGTGATAGGCGAGTCCGTCGCCGCCGGCCACCGGCCCGGGCTCGCGGCCGCACATCCGTACGACGTACGGCATGCTCTGCCGGGTGGTGAAGATCTGCGCCGGGATCCCGACGTCGAGCGGCTTCGCGCCCTCGAGCACGAGGACGGCGACGCGATGGTTGCGGCGGGGCACCTGGCCAGCATGGCATCGACCGCAAGGCTCCGGCCACCACCTGTGCGACGACCGTGAACGCCGGGGACACGCCCGTCAAGCCGTTGCCCGCACGGGCACGGCCGCCTTGACTGGAAACCTGAGGCAGCGCTCCGGCGCGAAAGGGTGGTGCGCGTGAGCGAACAGGAACGGATCGCAGCCGAGGCACGGTCGCGCTGGTCGGGACCCGGTGGCCCGATCTGGACCGACCGGCTCGGCCGGTGGAGCATCCGCGCCGTGCAGCTGATCGTGCTCACCGTCGCCGCGGCCGCGGCGATCTGGGCGCTGGTCCAGGTCAAGCTCCTCGTCATCCCGGTGCTCATCGCGATCATCCTCGCCGCGGCCGCCAGCCCGCTCATCCTGTGGCTCCGCCGGCGCGGCCTGAAGCCGATTCTCGCGGCGTGGATCACGCTGCTCGGCGGCATCATCGTGTTCGGCGGCATCGTGACGGCCATCGTGTTCGCGGTGCGCAGCCAGTGGGGCGCGCTCGCCGACTCGGCGATGGACGGCCTCGACGACCTGCAGAGCTGGCTCGCCGGCCTCGACCTCCCGATCGACACCGAGCAGCTCGACTCGATCCGGGAGACCCTCGTCGGCTTCGTCACGAGCGCCGAGTTCGGCGCCGGTGCGATCGCCGGAGTGTCGGCTGCAACGCAGTTCGTGACCGGCACGGTCCTCGTGCTCGTCGTGCTCTTCTTCTTCTTGAAAGACGGCGACCGCATCTGGGCGTTCTTCCTCCGCCCGTTCACGGGCGCGCGCCTCGAACGCGGACGGCGCATCGGCACCACGAGCGTCACGGTGCTGGGCGGCTACGTGCGCGGCACCGCGATCATCGCGCTCGTCGACTCGGTCGGGATCGGCGTCGCGCTCGCGATCCTGCAGGTGCCGCTCGCGCTCCCCCTGGCCGTCGTGGTCTTCATCGGCGCCTTCATCCCGATCGTGGGTGCGACCGTCGCCGGCATCCTCGCCGCGCTCGTCGCGCTCGTCGCGAACGGCCCGTTCGTCGCACTGATCGTGGTGGCCGTCGTGATCGGGGTGAACCAGCTCGAGGGCAACCTGCTGCAACCGGTCGTCATGGCGCAGTCGCTCAAGCTGCATCCGCTCGTGATCCTCATCGCCCTGACCGTCGGCACCATCCTGGGCGGCATCACCGGAGCGGTGCTCGCGGTGCCGATCGCCGCGGTGGGCTGGGCGATCATCAAGATCTGGGACGCCCCGGATCCGAGCCTCGACGAACGAAAGCCCTGGCGCTCGCGGCGCCGCAAGACATCGCCACCGGAGCCGAACCCGGATGACGCGGAGGGCACCCCTGCGGAGACGCCCGTGGGCGGTGCCTGACCTGCGAGCCCCTGTGCGCGGCAACAACCGCAACGCTTGCCGTGATGAACATCGGTGATGTGCGGCGCATTCGCACGCCTTCGACTATGGTCACGCTTCGGCCGTGAGGAGCGGGATCCAGACGCGCATGCGGGAGGGGCCGCGCTCGGCCCACTCGTGGTAGCGGACGAGGGGAATGTCGGCGCGGGCGCCCGTGCGGGCGTCGACGAGGGTGACGACGACAGCGCCATCGGCGTCGCGGGGCGGCACCGCCGGGCCGGCGCTGCCGGCGGCATCGCGGGGTGCGGTGGCCGGGTCGACGCGGAGGTCGGCGAAGTCGGATGTCTCGAGCGTGGTCCCGGCGAGGTCCACCGATTCGAGCGCGAACACCTCGGGGCCGCGTTCGACCGCGAGCGAGCCGCGGACCGCGTCGACGCGCGGGTCGGGCGCGGTGAAGCGCGGGGCGACCGGCAGTGCCAGCTCGACCTCGTCGCCCGCGGCGAACGCACGCTCGACACGGGCGTACCCGGGCTCGACGGCACGCTCGTCGGCGTCGCCGCCGTCGGCCGGCCGCACGGCGAGTGTCGCGCCCGCCGCCCACGCCGGCACGCGCAGCGCGAGCGTCCACGGCGACGACGCATCCGTGAGCACGCGCACGCGCACCGAGCCGCCTGCCGGGTAGTCCGTCGCGATCTCCAGCGCCACCTCCTGCCCGTCGTCGAGCCGGGTGCGCACGGTCGACGGCGCGTACTGGTGCAGCTGCACGCCCGAGGCATCCGCCGTCGCGAGATACGCGGCCAGGCTCGCGAAGGTGCGCGCCGTGTTCGGCGGGCAGCACGACACCTCGAACCAGGGCGCCCGCAGCGACGACTTCGCGCGCGGCGATACCGACTCGGGGTCGGCCTCGGTGCCGGGCACGCGCTGGTGCAGGGTGTTCGCGTAGTAGAACGCCGTGCCCGAGGCATCCGGCGACGTCTCGACCACGTTGAAGAGCGCGCGCTCGATCGCGTCCGCGTATCGCGGGTCGGCCTGGGCCGCGTCGGCCTGCGCGAGCAGCAGGCGCCACCCGAACATGACGGATGCCACGGCCGCACAGGTCTCGGAATAGGCCCGGTCGGCCGGCAGCTCCCAGTCCTCGCCGAAGGCCTCGTCCTGGTGGTGCGAGCCCTGCCCGCCCGTGACGTACGTGCGGCGCTGTTGCGTAGCCTCCCATTGGCCGTCGAGCGCCCGCAGCAGCTCGTCGTCGCCGGTCTCGACCGCGACATCCGTCGCACCCGACGAGAGGTAGTTCGCCCTGACCGCGTGCCCGCGCAGGCGGTCCGCTTCGCGGACCGGGACGTCGTCCTGGAAGTACGACCGGCCCCACTCGATGTCGGCCAGCGAGCCGCGTCCGTGCCGGTCGACGAAGATGCGCGCCTGCTCGAGGTACCGCGGCTCCCCCAGCGCCCGGCCGAGCTCGGCGAGCCCGACCTCGACCTCGGCGTGCCCGCAGACGCGTTCGTCGCCGCCCTCACCGAAGACCGCGCAGACGAGGTCCGCGGCGCGGCGAGCAATGCCGACGAGTCCGTCATCCGCGTCGGGCCGCGTGCGGTGGCGCGCGACCGCCGCCTGGAACAGGTGCCCGAGGCAGTACAGCTCGTGCCCCCACTCGAGGTCGGACCAGCGCGCGCCCTGACCGGGCCGGCCGAAGCGCGTGTTCAGGTAGCCGTCGGGCTCCTGGGCCGCCGCGACGCGGTCGACGATGCGGCGGAAGCGGGCCTCGAGCTCGGTGGCGCGAGCGCCCGAGGCATCCGTTCCACCACCGTCCTGGGCGCCCGATGCATCCAGCCGCCCGATCTCCCACGCCACCGCCTCGAGGTACTTGTAGACCTCGGAGTCCGAGAACTCCCGGCCGCGCCGCCCGTCGGGCAGCGTGCCCGCCGCGGCGAGATCGAAGTTGCCGAGCCAGCCTTCCCGTTCGAGCCAGCGTTCGATGTGATCGAGCGTGGCCGTGCCGTTGACCGCCTGCCGGCGGCCCCAGATGCCGCCTGTGATGGCGACCTCGTCGAGCCCGAGCGGGCGCAGGGCGCCCGTGGTCGGTGCGACGGGCGCGACCGGTGCGGCGCCCTCGCGGGCGGCGGCGGGCGTGGTGGAGACGGTGAGGGTCATGGTCATCCCTTGAAGGCGCCCGACATGAAGCCGCGCACGTAGTGACGTTGCAGAATGAGGAAGAGCAGGATGCACGGCAGCGCGAGCACGACCACGCCCGCCTCGGTCGCGCCGTAGTCGACGACGCCCTGCACCTGACCGCGCAGGTTCGAGATCGCGAGCGGCAGGGTCATCCGGTTGGTGTCGTTGATGAGGATCAGCGGCGC is a genomic window of Agromyces protaetiae containing:
- a CDS encoding MFS transporter, which translates into the protein MTDTSHSDPHLADGSPARHPLPWASLLVLGAASFVMVTAEMLPTAVLPEMSAGLGVTEAQTGLLVSLWAGVVVVASLPLVRLTRGVDRRAVIVWSLVGLAASVAVTALAPTYAVAVGGRLAGALAVGLLWATANAYTADLVPDRDLARAVAVVLGGATLGTVIGTPLGSLVAQGVGWRAAFGGLAVAAVIAAGLVRAVVRRPPTRADAAAEAPGAAAAGARGASGAGGRSAMFGIVALVALVLVGHYGAYTFITRLVEAPAGAVPGGVGGMLLVFGVASWIGIVLAGRFGERTGRALVLSAVVTAIAVAALGIVATHPLVGIAVVTVWGVASGALPALAQTMILRLAGPERRALAGALIPVVFNLGIAIGAALAALAVSAAGVEVLPPLGAAVVAVAAVGLALVILRGAKHRGHGASSGVSFD
- a CDS encoding MerR family transcriptional regulator, with product MKIGEVASRAHVSPRLVRYYEQQGLLTPTREANGYREYDEDDVARVGRIAGLVQAGLTTKLVKALLELEDLALDDQPSCPRTVADLLARELTGIEDRIACLTRSRNTIHDYLLRTEHAAVLSERRAAVV
- a CDS encoding GlxA family transcriptional regulator, producing the protein MPRRNHRVAVLVLEGAKPLDVGIPAQIFTTRQSMPYVVRMCGREPGPVAGGDGLAYHVSDGLEALEWAETIFVPGYRHPDREDPPHEVVDALRAAHARGARLAAISTGAFALAATGLLHGLRATTHWHYTRQLQARHPDIDVDENVLFVDEGRVLTSAGAASGIDLCLHLVRRDHGVALSNHVARRLVAAPYRSGGQAQYVPRSLPESLGPVFAATREWALTRLDRPLTVGALARHANVSTRTFSRRFVEDTGYTPMQWVLRARVDLARELLERSDLGIEQVADRVGLGTGANLRLHFHRILGTSPSEYRQTFAEH
- a CDS encoding AI-2E family transporter is translated as MSEQERIAAEARSRWSGPGGPIWTDRLGRWSIRAVQLIVLTVAAAAAIWALVQVKLLVIPVLIAIILAAAASPLILWLRRRGLKPILAAWITLLGGIIVFGGIVTAIVFAVRSQWGALADSAMDGLDDLQSWLAGLDLPIDTEQLDSIRETLVGFVTSAEFGAGAIAGVSAATQFVTGTVLVLVVLFFFLKDGDRIWAFFLRPFTGARLERGRRIGTTSVTVLGGYVRGTAIIALVDSVGIGVALAILQVPLALPLAVVVFIGAFIPIVGATVAGILAALVALVANGPFVALIVVAVVIGVNQLEGNLLQPVVMAQSLKLHPLVILIALTVGTILGGITGAVLAVPIAAVGWAIIKIWDAPDPSLDERKPWRSRRRKTSPPEPNPDDAEGTPAETPVGGA
- a CDS encoding glycoside hydrolase family 127 protein, with the protein product MTLTVSTTPAAAREGAAPVAPVAPTTGALRPLGLDEVAITGGIWGRRQAVNGTATLDHIERWLEREGWLGNFDLAAAGTLPDGRRGREFSDSEVYKYLEAVAWEIGRLDASGAQDGGGTDASGARATELEARFRRIVDRVAAAQEPDGYLNTRFGRPGQGARWSDLEWGHELYCLGHLFQAAVARHRTRPDADDGLVGIARRAADLVCAVFGEGGDERVCGHAEVEVGLAELGRALGEPRYLEQARIFVDRHGRGSLADIEWGRSYFQDDVPVREADRLRGHAVRANYLSSGATDVAVETGDDELLRALDGQWEATQQRRTYVTGGQGSHHQDEAFGEDWELPADRAYSETCAAVASVMFGWRLLLAQADAAQADPRYADAIERALFNVVETSPDASGTAFYYANTLHQRVPGTEADPESVSPRAKSSLRAPWFEVSCCPPNTARTFASLAAYLATADASGVQLHQYAPSTVRTRLDDGQEVALEIATDYPAGGSVRVRVLTDASSPWTLALRVPAWAAGATLAVRPADGGDADERAVEPGYARVERAFAAGDEVELALPVAPRFTAPDPRVDAVRGSLAVERGPEVFALESVDLAGTTLETSDFADLRVDPATAPRDAAGSAGPAVPPRDADGAVVVTLVDARTGARADIPLVRYHEWAERGPSRMRVWIPLLTAEA